Below is a genomic region from Papilio machaon chromosome 11, ilPapMach1.1, whole genome shotgun sequence.
TATCAAAGATTTCGGAACCATACGAGAACacgttttgaaacaaatttgaaaacttatttttttaacggttatgatttaaaattgccattactacatttttttgcgATGTAGATATAAGATAACAAGTGATCGTatatcttgatttataaatacaaatgtaagaaataagacaattaataataggattttttttaaatcatgttttcttatttttaattataaatactttattataataataaaaggatgaaatattttttttttatggcaaGTATAGCTTGGACTATCGCGAGCGAAAACGGCATAGATATATGCTCTATCTCGTTCATATTATGGAACCCAGTtaacacaacaacaaaattgtcTCTGTGTGAAGTTTCTTGTTTTTCGTTCGAAGTTGGCGGACCCTGGTCTGTTCTGTCTAATTTCGTTTGGCCGATATCTGTAAAAGACGCTCCTATtagaaaatatctatataatattaattatgcaATGGTAAAATCCATTTTCGTTACTAAGACAACGgattcataaaataatcaatacaGTGTGAtgacctatttattaattttctctcAAGAAATTATGATTTGCTATGTGCATACTTCCGTCCAACCCAAGCATTTTAATTGCTCTGGTTCGGTGGTTTGATTTCATGGTGGATTATTTTAGGCCGAGGCGTGTAATTGCCCATGGGTAAGGACCGGGAGCCGACACTAACTGTACAAGAGGTTAGATATGGAGACGGAGTCCGTGAGATCGGAGCTGAGCAGTCGGTCGCGGCGCAGCTCCCGGCACCGTCAGCACACGCACAGGAGCACACGGTTATATCTTTTATACCttgcaaattaataatttataaaggcctaattttaattctgttaAACTTAATATCTTCATATGTTTAGAAAGCGTTAGGCGTAACTAATAAAGTAAGCCACATGCAAAGTCTAAAGCTATAAAGACACTGGTTTCAGTACATcagtatttcaaaataatagaGTTATTGACAAAATTTGATTGGTTTTTTTCCTTACAGAAGTACCAAATCTCACAGAAAAGATTGTGGAGACAATACAATGGCTCCATTTCAAACTAGTGTCAACATTAACCCAGAAATATGCCGAGAGGGACAAGAAGTTATTGAAGTTCAAATCTTGCCTCAGGATGAGAACTGGGGAGAGAACACCACAGCAGTCACTGGGAACACATCAGAAGGGTCACAGTCCATGGAGGATGTGAGCAACTGGCCCATGGAGTCTGACAGTGGGATAGGATTTGTTTGTTCTAGATATTTTGGGACAACAATAGCTTTAGGATTATCTTTTGTATCATTTGTTAGTCCTTTGGCGATGGTTGTTCTTCCAAAAATTGGGTTTTTCCCGGGATTGACTGACAACATAGCCATCCAACCTAGCCAAAGGATACAATTGTTATCTTGTACAGCTGAATGTAAAGGAATTCTGCTTTCATTagcatttaaattagttttattagcAATAGGAGTGTGGGCCGTGTTTCTCAGGCCACGCAATGCCGTCTTACCGAGGATATTTGTGTTCAGAGCCATGACTCTCGTCATCCTGGCCGTTTGCACATTCTCCTACTGGCTGTTCTACATTGTGCAGATCACTGAAGCCACAAAGGCGTTAGCCCTCGGGGAGGAAGCCGTAGATTACAATGCATTAGTTTCTTATGTATCAAGTTTTGCCGATACATTGCTATTCATACATTACATAgcagtaattttaatagagaTACGGCATCTGGAGCCCGTCTATTATATTAAGATCGTTCGCAGCCCCGACGGGGAGAGCCGGTCGTATTCAATAGGACAGCTGAGCATTCAGAGAGCCGCAGTGTGGGTTCTGCAAAAGTATTATACCGAGTTCCCAATATATAATCCATACTTGGAGAAGATTCCAATATCAAAGTCCCAAAGAAAAGCCCAGTCCAGTATCAAGTTCTATGAAGTTGACGGCTCCACTGCAAACACTCCATCGGGGCAGGCGCGGTGAGCATTATACATTTAAGTGTTCATTTATCACAatgtatcaatttattattggATATAACATTGTTGTTAACACTGCAGATCTACGACCGGTTCGTGCACTGGCAGCGGCGGGCGGCGCCGCGACTCGTCCTCAGCACACAACGAACGCTACTACGAGGAGGCGGAGCGCGCGCGGCGCGTGCGCAAGCGCCGGGCTCGCCTCCTCACCGCCGCCGAGGACGCCTTCGCACACGTGCGCCGCGTGCGCGTCTCCGCCGGGCTTGGTCAGTGCCACTTCtctaaatttacttttatcacATCTTAGATTTTTGGCTGTGACATATTAtgatgtgtgtgtgtgtgtgtgtgtgtgtgtgcgcaGGGGGCTCGCTGGGACCGCGAGAGGCGGCGCAGGCGGTGTTCCCGTCGCTGGCGCGCGCACTGCAGAAGTACCTGCGCGCCACGCGCCAACAGCCGCGACACTCGGCGGACTCTGTAAGTTGGCTCCTCTGTCCCCTACGGCACACGCTGGCAGAGCTTCTTCAATGATCGGGTGTGTCGTGGTGTGTTGCAGGTACTGGCGCACCTCGCGCGCTGCTTGTCGCAGGACGCGTCGCCGCACGCCTTCCTGGAGCCGTTCCTGGTGGAGGGGCCGGTGCTGTCGGCGGAGCAGGAGGCGCGGCCGCTGCAGCGCTGGGCGCTGGTGTCGGACGAGCTGCTGGCGCGGCCGCTGGCGGAGGGGGTGGACTTCCAGCTGCGGCAGGGCGACGTGTCGCTGCTGTGCTGCGTGCGGCGCCTGCCCAAGTTCAGCCTGACGGAGGAGGTGGTCGACCCCAAGAGCAACCGCTTCGTGCTGCGGCTCAACTCGGAGACGTCCGTCTGACAGGAGGAGTGCTCGGCGCGCAGCGACCTGCGCCTCGTGTGACCCGGCCTTCGCCCCCCGGCCCCGGCTCCGGCCCCGGCCCGGCTCGGGGGCTCCCTCGTCACATCATTTGGTGTGCTGTGACTTCACTCAACACTTGCATTGATTTTAAACTGATTGTTGGCAAACATATTCATTTTTGAGTAGTGTATTGAGTGAGCTGCGACACAAACGGAATGTGCCACAAATAGTGAACAGTTTGAACAATTTACAGAAGAATGAAAATGAATATCAGGTTAAGAAGAAAATGTATTGTCAGGAAATGTGACatgtatcaaataatattgtgaATCTCAGTACATATTGTGAAAACACTTGTTGCATTTAACTTTGATATGTAACAGTAATGTGTCATAGTTTGTTAGTAAGTAAAGAGtgacattaattttgtatgatgcacaaattttactttaagatataaaatttacttaacacTGATGTGATTTGatggtatatattttataacagaaaaatataatttttgacaaGTTATATGTATAGTTTCGGAGGAACgccaatattgttttttatcacTTCAAATGTTATAGATTATTGTTTGAGTTAAATTCGTACaacatatgtatattgtaGTAAAGCGCGGGCGCGTCTCGTCTCGTCAAAGTGCAGCTAAACAATTATAAGCACATTTCAGTACTCATATCATATCGtaggttaaatatttattaatagaataatgAAGTGATTACTAAATTCGTGGGCCTTAAAGTAGTCAGTGTTAATAAGTCACTATTTGCTTTATATATGAGGAAGAATAcagtaattttgtaaaattgatCAACGTTGTCTCCATTACAACAACatatacaacattttaataattaaatacaaagtaaaacttataaatattaggtccttacatatgaaattggcgttttgtatgggaggaacaaaaagtcgaatattttttaatataatatatttaattaatcaaagtatgaaccattattttctatgcacttttgccatctcataggtagttcattgatccctttactaaaaaaaccagtcggacgggaatcaataaaatctttgaaggcgatttggactgccccatcggagttggattttttcccttgcaagaagttctccaaatttcgaaaaaaatggtaatctgttggagcaaggtccggggagtacggaggatgtcttagactttccaattgaagctcttctaatttagtagccgtctgttgcgcagtgtgtggtctagcgttgtcgtgaagcagcagtggcgtggagcgattgaccagcctaggttgtttagccgctagcttttccatcatggtttgcaattgctgacaatagacatcagccgtaatagtctggccagatttgagaaaactgtaatgaacaataccggcactagtccaccaaacgcttacaagtaacttttttgggggtaattttcgcttggggcaggatttggctggctggccaggatccaaccattgcgctgagcgcttccgattatcgtaaagaacccatttttcatcacaggtaatgattcggttcaaaataccttcattattgtgccggtttagtaatgtaacgcaacagtcgacgcgcgtttgccggtttgcttcagtcaattcgtgaggtacccacctttcaagctttttaatcttcccaatttgcttcaagtgaattaaaacagttttatcactaacatcgcagcctgcagctaactcggacgtggtttgcgatggatccgcttccacaatagccttcaactcttcattatcaacttgagtctcaggccgtccacggggcttgttctgcagatcgaaatttccagaacgaaa
It encodes:
- the LOC106709541 gene encoding vang-like protein 1, producing METESVRSELSSRSRRSSRHRQHTHRSTRSTKSHRKDCGDNTMAPFQTSVNINPEICREGQEVIEVQILPQDENWGENTTAVTGNTSEGSQSMEDVSNWPMESDSGIGFVCSRYFGTTIALGLSFVSFVSPLAMVVLPKIGFFPGLTDNIAIQPSQRIQLLSCTAECKGILLSLAFKLVLLAIGVWAVFLRPRNAVLPRIFVFRAMTLVILAVCTFSYWLFYIVQITEATKALALGEEAVDYNALVSYVSSFADTLLFIHYIAVILIEIRHLEPVYYIKIVRSPDGESRSYSIGQLSIQRAAVWVLQKYYTEFPIYNPYLEKIPISKSQRKAQSSIKFYEVDGSTANTPSGQARSTTGSCTGSGGRRRDSSSAHNERYYEEAERARRVRKRRARLLTAAEDAFAHVRRVRVSAGLGGSLGPREAAQAVFPSLARALQKYLRATRQQPRHSADSVLAHLARCLSQDASPHAFLEPFLVEGPVLSAEQEARPLQRWALVSDELLARPLAEGVDFQLRQGDVSLLCCVRRLPKFSLTEEVVDPKSNRFVLRLNSETSV